A region of Thermothielavioides terrestris NRRL 8126 chromosome 6, complete sequence DNA encodes the following proteins:
- a CDS encoding glycoside hydrolase family 5 protein (CAZy_ID 269701) has product MHISFSRLFVTSVLALAAAAAPSRKDPGFVSVEDGIFKLDGKDFHFAGSNAYYFPFNGNQQDIEKGLTAAKKAGLTVFRTWGFNDKNTTYVAGGMPQYGGEGAGATDVVFQYWHNGTSTIDLSGFDKVVNAATKVGIKLIVTLTNNWADYGGMDVYTVNLGGKYHDDFYTVGSIKNAYKRYVKQMVTRYRDSPTIFAWELANEPRCGGDAVRNLPRSDNCTPETLDAWIAEMSAYIKTLDRRHLVTWGGEGEFNRQSDDWAYSGADGGDFDNELAIDTIDFGVFHSYPDWWSKTVEWTDQWIRDHAAAGRRAGKPVVHEEYGWLTPDKRLALTGKVDNRTRVEVMGGWQKTMVAEKMAGDMYWQFGFSNYSYGRNDDDGFTIYLDDAEARPLVYDHAKEMNALNCRLPVHAAE; this is encoded by the exons ATGCACATATCCTTCTCGCGTCTGTTCGTCACCAGTGTCCTGGCtcttgcggctgctgctgccccgaGCCGTAAGGACCCTGGCTTCGTTTCCGTCGAAGATGGCATCTTCAAGCTTGACGGCAAGGACTTCCACTTCGCGGGGAGCAATGCCTACTACTTTCCTTTTAATGGG AACCAGCAAGACATCGAGAAGGGGTTGACGGCGGCTAAGAAGGCAGGACTCACCGTCTTCCGCACCTGGGGGTTCAACGACAAGAACACCACCTACGTGGCTGGCGGCATGCCCCAGTACGGTGGCGAGGGTGCTGGTGCCACAGACGTAGTGTTCCAATACTGGCACAACGGCACATCCACCATCGATCTCTCCGGGTTCGACAAGGTCGTGAACGCCGCAACCAAAGTTGGCATCAAGCTCATCGTTACCCTGACCAACAACTGGGCCGACTATGGCGGCATGGACGTGTATACCGTCAACCTCGGCGGAAAGTACCACGACGAC TTCTACACCGTCGGCAGCATCAAGAACGCCTACAAGCGGTACGTCAAGCAGATGGTGACGCGCTACAGGGACTCGCCCACCATCTTCGCGTGGGAGCTCGCCAACGAGCCTCGCTgtggcggcgacgcggtgCGCAATCTGCCCCGCAGCGACAACTGCACGCCCGAGACCCTGGACGCGTGGATTGCCGAGATGAGCGCCTACATCAAGACGctcgaccgccgccacctGGTCACCtggggcggcgagggcgagttCAACCGGCAGTCGGACGACTGGGCCTACAGcggcgcggacggcggcgacttcGACAACGAGCTCGCCATCGACACCATCGACTTCGGCGTCTTCCACTCGTACCCGGACTGGTGGAGCAAGACGGTCGAGTGGACGGACCAGTGGATCCGGGaccacgccgcggcggggcgccgcgccggcaaGCCCGTGGTGCACGAAGAGTACGGCTGGCTGACGCCGGACAAGCGGCTGGCGTTGACCGGCAAGGTGGACAACCGGACCCGCGTCGAGGTGATGGGCGGCTGGCAGAAGACCATGGTGGCCGAGAAGATGGCGGGGGACATGTACTGGCAGTTCGGCTTCTCCAATTACTCGTACGGCCggaacgacgacgacgggtTCACCATCTACctggacgacgccgaggcccggCCGCTGGTGTACGACCACGCGAAGGAGATGAATGCCCTGAACTGCCGCCTGCCTGTACATGCTGCGGAGTAA